The following proteins come from a genomic window of Alphaproteobacteria bacterium:
- a CDS encoding GNAT family N-acetyltransferase, producing MNPIRLQGYATQVIEQAESKAKYLGAINIGLSVFSCNYGAQALYQKLGYNVTNINMIKSLR from the coding sequence ATGAACCCTATTCGTCTTCAAGGATATGCTACTCAGGTAATAGAACAAGCCGAATCTAAAGCTAAATATTTAGGCGCTATAAATATTGGCTTATCTGTATTTAGTTGCAATTACGGTGCACAAGCTCTTTATCAAAAACTGGGCTATAATGTTACCAATATTAATATGATAAAGTCACTTAGATAA
- a CDS encoding cobalt-precorrin-5B (C(1))-methyltransferase — protein sequence MIEKESNQPLRKGWTTGTCATAATAAAFHALITGRFPDPVTVILPNGLKPSFPIHDKFLSDTCAKVGIIKDAGDDPDVTHGAIIYSTVKRLKSGQGIIFKAGEGIGTVTKPGLPLQVGEPAINPVPRQFMAAAAQNLAYLYKTHPDIEITLSIPNGETLAKSTWNSKLGIIGGLSILGTTGVVIPYSCSAWIASIHRGIDVCRANNITHAAACTGSVSEQTIKKIYQMPDIALLDMGDFVGGTLKYLRKHPISRLTIGGGFGKISKLAAGHKDLHSKRSQVDRHFLANILEKLGAQPSFLKKILEANTADQIIQESIQNQLPLGDFIARQAKRICLDLVDHQLNIEIIIVNRTGHIVGQAGF from the coding sequence ATGATCGAAAAAGAATCAAACCAACCTTTACGCAAAGGATGGACAACAGGTACTTGTGCCACTGCTGCAACTGCGGCAGCATTTCATGCTTTAATAACTGGTCGATTTCCAGATCCAGTGACTGTTATTTTACCCAATGGTCTTAAACCTTCTTTTCCGATTCATGATAAATTTCTATCCGATACATGTGCCAAAGTAGGTATTATTAAAGATGCGGGTGATGATCCTGACGTAACCCATGGGGCCATAATATATTCAACTGTAAAAAGATTGAAATCTGGCCAAGGCATTATTTTTAAGGCAGGCGAAGGTATAGGTACAGTTACTAAACCAGGGTTACCCCTTCAAGTTGGGGAACCCGCTATTAACCCTGTACCACGTCAATTTATGGCAGCGGCTGCTCAGAATTTAGCCTATTTATATAAGACGCATCCTGATATAGAAATTACTTTATCAATACCCAATGGAGAAACTTTAGCCAAATCAACATGGAACAGCAAATTAGGTATTATAGGCGGGTTATCAATTTTGGGAACCACGGGCGTTGTAATACCTTATAGCTGTTCTGCCTGGATTGCATCTATCCATCGTGGTATTGATGTATGTAGGGCCAATAATATAACCCATGCAGCCGCATGCACAGGATCGGTTTCTGAACAAACCATTAAAAAAATTTACCAAATGCCTGATATAGCTTTACTGGATATGGGTGATTTTGTTGGGGGTACACTTAAATATTTACGTAAACATCCCATATCACGATTAACTATCGGTGGCGGATTTGGTAAAATATCAAAACTGGCTGCTGGACATAAAGATCTTCATTCAAAAAGAAGTCAAGTTGACCGTCATTTTTTGGCAAATATTTTAGAAAAACTTGGCGCCCAGCCTTCTTTTCTTAAAAAAATTTTAGAAGCTAATACCGCGGATCAAATTATTCAAGAATCTATTCAAAATCAATTACCGTTGGGTGATTTTATTGCCCGCCAAGCCAAACGTATTTGTCTTGATCTTGTTGATCATCAGCTTAATATTGAAATTATTATTGTGAACCGTACTGGACATATTGTAGGACAAGCCGGATTTTAA